One part of the Entelurus aequoreus isolate RoL-2023_Sb linkage group LG05, RoL_Eaeq_v1.1, whole genome shotgun sequence genome encodes these proteins:
- the LOC133650085 gene encoding RNA-binding protein 24-like — MHSTQKDTTYTKIFVGGLPYHTTDSSLRKYFEVFGEIEEAVVITDRQTGKSRGYGFVTMAERSCAERACKDPNPIIDGRKANVNLAYLGAKPRVMQPGFTFGVPQIHPAFIQRPYGIPAHYVYPQAFVQPSVVIPHVQPAAAPPAASSPYIDYTGAAYAQYSAAAVSAAAAAAAAYEQYPYAASPAPAGYVATAGYGYALQQPLAAAAAPGAAAAFGQFQPQQLQADRMQ, encoded by the exons ATGCACAGCACGCAGAAGGACACCACGTACACCAAGATCTTCGTGGGGGGTCTGCCCTACCACACCACGGACTCCAGCCTCCGGAAGTACTTCGAGGTGTTCGGGGAGATCGAGGAGGCCGTGGTCATCACCGACCGCCAGACCGGGAAGTCCCGAGGATACGGATTT GTGACCATGGCTGAGCGCTCGTGTGCCGAGCGAGCCTGCAAGGATCCTAACCCCATCATCGACGGCCGCAAGGCAAACGTCAACCTGGCCTACTTGGGAGCCAAGCCCCGCGTCATGCAGCCAG GTTTCACTTTCGGAGTCCCGCAGATTCACCCTGCGTTCATCCAAAGGCCTTATGG CATCCCGGCCCACTACGTGTACCCCCAGGCCTTCGTGCAGCCCAGCGTGGTCATCCCCCACGTGCAGCCAGCCGCCGCCCCTCCCGCCGCCTCCTCGCCTTACATCGACTACACGGGAGCGGCCTACGCGCAGTACTCCGCCGCCGCCGTTAGCgccgcggcggcggcggcggcagcgTACGAGCAGTATCCATACGCGGCCTCCCCCGCCCCCGCCGGCTACGTGGCCACCGCCGGCTACGGCTACGCGCTCCAGCAGCCCctggccgccgccgccgccccgGGCGCAGCCGCCGCCTTCGGCCAGTTCCAGCCGCAGCAACTTCAAGCCGACCGCATGCAATAG